The genomic window TAGGGCTGGAACCGACAGAGAACCGACCTTTGCAAGCATCTTTAATGCTTCTAATTCATCACGTGATAGCTTTAGGCTTGCTAAAAGAGGCATCACAACCGAGATACCTGACTTCTTATTATAGTTTACTATGGCTCCTGCATATGCGCCAACCAAAACCTTGACGTTTAAAATTGACTCCCTCGTCTTTTTTTGGAAGAAACCTTCCTTAATGTGTAGTAAGAGTTCAGCGTCAACCTCATAGTAAGGATAGTAAATTACAGTCTCTCCTAAGACGTTCCCTTTAACCATTCTTCGTGCTTTCTCTAATTCTACTCTGGGGCTTATGTGAAAGATGTTTTCTTGGGGAGCAAGTACCTCGGCTAGTTCTGGTATTTCTCCGATTAGCTCCTTCAATCGGTTATATTCCCATAGGTCTATGGGGTATCCCTTGGCTGTGCTCTCGGCATCCGACGTAAAGTATGAGGTTGTTACGAGAATTCCTCGATCAACACCTATGTCTTGGACCTCCTGAATAAGCTTCATAACGATGTCCTTGTCAACCGGCTCATCGTAAGCCTTACACTCAACAATTATTCGTGAAGTGTGTAGAGGCGCCCTATATTCAGCGTAAACATCTATTTGATGTTTAACCCCTGACCT from Candidatus Bathyarchaeota archaeon includes these protein-coding regions:
- a CDS encoding restriction endonuclease produces the protein MSTTYEKGVELERLVAQLFSFKGYEVKHNVKFQGRSGVKHQIDVYAEYRAPLHTSRIIVECKAYDEPVDKDIVMKLIQEVQDIGVDRGILVTTSYFTSDAESTAKGYPIDLWEYNRLKELIGEIPELAEVLAPQENIFHISPRVELEKARRMVKGNVLGETVIYYPYYEVDAELLLHIKEGFFQKKTRESILNVKVLVGAYAGAIVNYNKKSGISVVMPLLASLKLSRDELEALKMLAKVGSLSVPALASQLSWSDAKARKALQGLTTRGLIGTTKIKRTTYYSLLKPKIENLRSLIEVPFMEGKPKEGTLIKPLQSQTDVKESLESLWNLKVTGRKLIYYPYYIAKISRKGVEEIKNHRPV